One stretch of Leadbetterella byssophila DSM 17132 DNA includes these proteins:
- the def gene encoding peptide deformylase — protein sequence MWRVLFLIISLPALAQFPKLSHGFNEQEKALILSGDTTKMMRITQTTDPDDLQILSAISQDISPDDPLLPLLAKRMHLAVKQAGGVGIAAPQVGVNRNAIWVQRFDKPGQPFEFYINPKITWKSELLQLGAEGCLSIPDTRDNVVRSYAIQLSYSQLNGAHHTEVIEGFTAVIFQHEIDHLYGILFPQRVDEQNTQEFKKSEEKGKVLLYNKQNNKRL from the coding sequence ATGTGGAGAGTACTATTCCTAATCATTAGCCTTCCCGCTTTGGCCCAGTTCCCTAAACTCAGCCATGGATTCAACGAACAGGAAAAAGCTTTAATTCTTAGTGGTGATACTACTAAGATGATGAGAATCACACAAACCACTGACCCGGACGACTTACAGATCCTAAGTGCCATCTCTCAGGATATCTCACCGGATGATCCCCTACTACCACTCTTGGCTAAACGTATGCATTTGGCCGTAAAACAAGCTGGAGGCGTAGGTATTGCTGCCCCGCAGGTAGGAGTCAACAGAAATGCCATTTGGGTTCAAAGATTTGATAAACCCGGACAGCCTTTTGAATTCTATATTAATCCTAAGATCACCTGGAAATCAGAGTTGCTCCAACTAGGCGCTGAAGGTTGCCTGTCTATCCCTGATACCAGAGATAATGTAGTGAGAAGCTATGCTATACAATTGTCCTACTCTCAATTAAACGGAGCTCATCATACTGAGGTGATTGAAGGCTTCACTGCCGTCATTTTTCAGCATGAAATAGACCATTTGTACGGAATACTCTTCCCTCAAAGAGTAGATGAACAAAATACCCAAGAATTCAAGAAATCAGAAGAGAAAGGAAAGGTGCTCTTATACAATAAACAAAACAATAAGAGACTTTAA
- a CDS encoding LacI family DNA-binding transcriptional regulator produces MKEATIYDIARHLGISAATVSRALNGHPGINAQTAEKVNKAALALGYQSNKFASSLRKQKSNTLGVIVPRLNSYVMSSILSGMERVANESGYNLIISQSLELERKEIENARTMFNSRVDALLISLAFDTETFDHITPFIKKKIPVVFFDRVLDHPSCTSVVIDNFKDGYEGTKHLIEQGCKKILHVTGSLQRNVYKDRLRGFEAAMREYHLDFSDENVIFTSFDNDAPQNVMEKISEMTTPPDGIFFTNDACAAGTCILLKKAGYSIPGDIAIVGFNNDPISKVVEPNLTTIHYPGIEMGEIAVQTIISHLEGNLNVNQGSTVVLRSELVVRDSSRRI; encoded by the coding sequence ATGAAAGAAGCCACCATCTATGATATCGCCCGGCATTTGGGCATCTCAGCCGCTACAGTAAGCAGAGCATTAAACGGTCATCCCGGAATCAATGCACAGACGGCGGAGAAAGTGAATAAGGCGGCGCTAGCCCTTGGTTACCAATCTAACAAGTTTGCCAGCAGTTTAAGGAAGCAGAAAAGCAATACCTTGGGGGTAATTGTGCCTCGGTTAAATTCTTATGTGATGTCTTCTATCCTTTCAGGAATGGAGAGGGTAGCAAACGAAAGCGGTTACAACTTGATCATTAGCCAGTCTCTAGAATTAGAACGGAAGGAGATAGAAAATGCAAGGACCATGTTTAACAGCAGGGTGGATGCTTTGTTGATTTCCCTTGCTTTTGATACAGAGACTTTTGACCATATTACTCCTTTCATCAAGAAGAAGATACCTGTAGTTTTCTTTGACCGGGTCTTGGATCATCCATCATGTACTTCAGTAGTCATTGATAATTTTAAGGATGGGTACGAAGGTACCAAACATCTGATTGAACAGGGGTGTAAGAAGATCTTACATGTAACGGGAAGTTTGCAAAGAAACGTGTATAAAGATAGATTGAGAGGTTTCGAAGCGGCTATGCGGGAGTATCACCTGGATTTTTCAGATGAGAATGTCATCTTTACTAGTTTTGATAATGATGCTCCTCAAAATGTAATGGAAAAGATTTCAGAGATGACAACTCCTCCAGATGGTATCTTCTTTACCAATGATGCCTGTGCAGCAGGTACATGTATATTATTAAAGAAGGCCGGGTATTCAATTCCAGGGGACATTGCCATTGTAGGTTTCAACAATGATCCTATCTCTAAAGTAGTAGAACCTAACCTTACCACGATCCATTATCCCGGGATAGAGATGGGAGAGATAGCTGTACAAACCATCATTAGTCATTTGGAAGGAAACCTGAACGTGAATCAGGGTTCTACGGTGGTCTTACGTTCAGAGCTCGTAGTCAGAGATTCTTCGAGAAGAATTTAA